A single genomic interval of Flavobacterium sp. N2820 harbors:
- a CDS encoding type I restriction enzyme HsdR N-terminal domain-containing protein, translating into MQKLNFPVYSFRFKNSENKVSIFDEIRKKFILLTPEEWVRQHVIQFLLQEKKYPKSLINVEKLIKINDLNKRYDGVVFQPNGEIFLLIECKAPEVPISQHTFDQIARYNLVLKAKYLMVTNGLNHYFCQMDFENEKYVFLKELPEYSN; encoded by the coding sequence ATGCAAAAGTTGAACTTTCCAGTTTATTCCTTTCGGTTCAAAAATAGTGAAAATAAAGTGTCTATTTTTGATGAAATTAGAAAAAAATTTATTCTTCTTACACCAGAAGAATGGGTGCGTCAACATGTAATTCAGTTTTTGTTACAAGAAAAAAAGTATCCAAAATCACTTATCAATGTTGAAAAATTAATCAAGATTAACGATTTAAATAAACGATATGATGGTGTCGTATTTCAACCCAACGGTGAAATATTCCTTTTAATTGAATGCAAAGCACCTGAAGTTCCAATATCGCAACATACTTTTGACCAAATTGCGCGTTATAATTTAGTATTGAAAGCTAAATATTTAATGGTAACTAATGGATTGAATCATTATTTTTGTCAAATGGATTTTGAAAACGAAAAATATGTTTTCTTGAAAGAACTTCCTGAATATTCGAATTAA
- a CDS encoding glycosyltransferase family 2 protein yields MKKIAVVILNWNGAKLLEQFLPSILAFSDEATIYVADNASTDDSIEVLKNQFSSVKIIQNSGNFGFAKGYNEALKFVEEEYYALVNSDIEVTKNWLTPILELFETQPETAIIQPKLLDFKRKTHFEYAGGAGGFIDKFGYPFCRGRIFDTVEEDKHQYDDDIEIFWATGACFFIRKEVYRKLNGFDDEFFAHQEEIDLCWRAFNQGYKAKYTSKSIVYHVGGATLNEGNPRKTFLNFRNSLLMLTKNLPKNQLFTIILSRLFLDGLAGIQFIFKGKFKHFWAIIKAHFAFYYLVNQFCRKRTTTQKNHYYKIKSIVFSYFIKNGKVFVDLF; encoded by the coding sequence TTGAAAAAAATAGCTGTAGTCATTTTAAATTGGAATGGAGCAAAATTACTTGAACAGTTTTTGCCCTCAATACTTGCTTTTTCTGATGAAGCTACGATTTATGTGGCCGATAACGCTTCTACTGATGACTCAATTGAAGTACTTAAAAACCAATTTTCTTCAGTGAAAATTATTCAAAACTCGGGTAATTTTGGTTTTGCAAAAGGCTACAACGAAGCCCTGAAATTTGTTGAAGAAGAATATTATGCCTTGGTGAATTCTGATATTGAAGTAACGAAAAATTGGCTTACTCCTATTTTAGAGCTATTCGAAACGCAACCAGAAACTGCAATTATTCAGCCTAAACTTTTAGATTTTAAAAGAAAAACACATTTTGAATACGCTGGTGGCGCTGGTGGTTTTATTGACAAATTTGGCTATCCGTTTTGCCGAGGTCGAATTTTTGATACTGTGGAAGAAGACAAACATCAATACGATGATGATATCGAAATTTTTTGGGCAACAGGCGCTTGCTTTTTCATACGAAAAGAAGTCTACCGAAAACTAAATGGTTTTGATGATGAGTTTTTTGCTCACCAAGAAGAGATTGATTTGTGTTGGAGAGCTTTTAATCAAGGTTATAAAGCAAAATATACTTCAAAATCAATTGTTTATCACGTTGGTGGCGCTACTTTAAACGAAGGAAATCCGAGAAAAACTTTTTTGAATTTTAGAAACTCATTATTGATGTTGACTAAAAATCTTCCAAAAAACCAATTGTTTACAATTATATTATCACGCTTGTTTCTAGATGGTTTAGCTGGAATACAATTTATTTTCAAAGGAAAGTTTAAACATTTTTGGGCAATTATTAAAGCCCATTTTGCTTTCTATTACCTTGTAAATCAATTTTGTAGAAAACGAACTACAACTCAAAAAAATCATTATTATAAAATCAAAAGTATTGTTTTTAGTTATTTCATCAAGAATGGCAAGGTGTTTGTTGATTTGTTTTAA